A region from the Bradyrhizobium erythrophlei genome encodes:
- a CDS encoding flavin-containing monooxygenase: MSTTATKRTAEAETEELDVIIVGAGFAGFHLLDRLRGMGMSVQVFEAGNGPSGVWYWNCYPGARVDSPGPMYQFSRDDLWRDWKFSELYPSWQEIRAYFHYVDKKLDLSRDIRFNRRVNEAEFDPAHNRWSVRSSDGSITRARYFVLCTGLGSKPYVPELPGLSDFAGEHHHTALWPQQGLDLASKRVGVIGTGASGVQVAQEAAAVAAHLTVFQRTPNLALPMRQRKLDDDTIRRMKEGYPLAYQKRRTSFGGFDYDPLEKSASEVSEDERRATFERVWEIGGLAPWVGSFNDLLVNEQSNRAAYDFWRDKTRARIKDPTVAETLAPTEPLHPYGTKRPSLEQNFFDIFNQSNVSLVDLRKTPIERVTRSGIKTTAGEHDLDILVLATGFDAVTGGLTSIDIHGTQGETLREKWAKGVRAHLGMAAAGFPNLLFVYGPHSPNAFANGPTCAELQGDWIAGLLNHVRQRDWKRFEATAPAEEEWRAEVHALADATLFPRADSWYLGANIPGKPREMLSFAGGLSTYMAKCNESAERGYEGFTIG; encoded by the coding sequence ATGAGTACAACCGCGACGAAACGAACGGCCGAGGCCGAGACCGAAGAACTCGATGTCATTATTGTCGGCGCGGGATTTGCCGGTTTCCATCTTCTGGATCGTCTGCGTGGCATGGGTATGTCCGTCCAGGTGTTTGAGGCTGGGAATGGTCCTAGCGGCGTCTGGTATTGGAATTGCTATCCGGGAGCGCGAGTCGATTCTCCCGGCCCGATGTATCAATTTTCGCGCGACGATCTGTGGCGAGATTGGAAGTTCAGCGAGCTATATCCCTCGTGGCAGGAGATTCGCGCGTATTTCCATTACGTCGACAAAAAACTCGACCTTAGTCGGGATATTCGTTTCAACAGACGCGTGAACGAGGCGGAGTTCGACCCGGCGCACAATCGCTGGTCTGTCCGCTCCAGCGACGGCTCTATCACGAGGGCTCGCTATTTCGTGCTGTGCACCGGCTTGGGTTCGAAGCCCTACGTGCCGGAGTTGCCAGGCCTCAGCGATTTTGCGGGGGAGCACCATCACACCGCGCTTTGGCCGCAGCAGGGTCTCGACCTGGCCAGCAAGCGGGTTGGGGTGATCGGTACGGGAGCGAGTGGCGTGCAAGTGGCTCAAGAGGCCGCTGCCGTGGCGGCCCATCTCACCGTCTTCCAGCGCACGCCAAATCTGGCTCTGCCGATGCGACAGAGGAAACTCGACGACGACACGATCCGCCGCATGAAGGAGGGTTATCCGCTCGCATACCAGAAGCGCAGAACGTCGTTCGGCGGGTTCGACTACGATCCCCTCGAAAAGTCAGCGTCCGAGGTGTCCGAAGACGAGCGGCGAGCGACGTTCGAACGTGTTTGGGAGATCGGAGGCCTTGCGCCCTGGGTTGGCTCGTTCAACGACTTGCTTGTAAACGAACAATCGAACCGCGCCGCCTATGACTTCTGGCGCGACAAAACTCGGGCGCGAATTAAAGATCCTACTGTTGCCGAGACTCTCGCGCCGACAGAACCGCTTCATCCCTATGGCACCAAGCGACCCTCCCTCGAACAGAACTTCTTTGATATCTTCAATCAGTCCAACGTGAGCCTTGTCGATCTCCGCAAAACCCCGATCGAAAGAGTGACGCGTAGCGGGATCAAGACGACGGCTGGCGAGCATGACCTGGATATTCTTGTTTTGGCCACCGGCTTTGATGCCGTGACTGGCGGGCTGACCAGCATCGATATCCACGGCACGCAGGGCGAGACGCTGAGGGAGAAGTGGGCCAAGGGTGTGCGCGCCCATCTCGGAATGGCTGCAGCGGGCTTTCCTAATCTTCTTTTCGTCTATGGCCCGCACAGCCCGAATGCTTTTGCCAATGGGCCGACTTGCGCAGAGCTTCAGGGTGACTGGATCGCTGGACTGCTGAACCACGTTCGACAACGCGATTGGAAGCGGTTCGAGGCAACGGCCCCGGCGGAAGAAGAGTGGCGCGCGGAAGTGCATGCCCTTGCCGACGCGACACTCTTCCCGCGTGCCGACTCTTGGTATCTCGGCGCGAACATTCCCGGCAAGCCACGCGAGATGCTGTCCTTCGCCGGTGGGCTCTCGACCTACATGGCGAAATGCAACGAAAGCGCCGAACGAGGGTACGAGGGATTCACAATCGGCTGA
- a CDS encoding alpha/beta fold hydrolase codes for MTQHNHQTVPTQFVEANGVRFAYRRFGKAAGVPLVFNQHFTGTMDHWDPAVTDGFAKDREVILFNNAGVSSSSGEVPSTIEKMGDNAVAFIKALRLSKVDVLGFSIGGFVAQEIAVRAPDLVRRLVLVGTGPRSGEGMAALTPEAQEIFGAIYDKPDHLWLRVHFTKSEQSQAAGREFLTRFRRRAENRDPEVNEKVAPAQIEAIGEWGAPRDKPFEYLKSIRQPTLVVNGGKDVIIYAVNSFILQQHLPNAQLVLYPDANHGSQYQYPKLFVRHVSLFLSEEEAR; via the coding sequence ATGACCCAGCACAATCACCAGACCGTGCCGACGCAGTTCGTCGAAGCCAACGGCGTCCGCTTTGCCTATCGCCGCTTTGGCAAGGCCGCCGGCGTGCCGCTCGTCTTCAACCAGCACTTCACCGGCACCATGGACCATTGGGATCCGGCCGTGACCGACGGTTTTGCGAAGGACCGCGAAGTCATCCTGTTTAATAACGCCGGTGTATCCAGCTCCTCCGGAGAGGTGCCTAGCACGATCGAGAAAATGGGCGACAACGCAGTGGCGTTCATCAAGGCGCTCAGACTGAGCAAAGTCGATGTGCTCGGCTTTTCAATCGGCGGCTTTGTCGCGCAAGAAATCGCCGTTCGGGCGCCCGACCTCGTGAGGCGGCTGGTCCTGGTCGGCACCGGCCCGCGCAGTGGCGAGGGCATGGCCGCGCTCACGCCGGAGGCGCAGGAAATCTTCGGCGCCATCTATGACAAGCCCGATCATCTCTGGCTTCGCGTGCATTTCACGAAGTCAGAGCAGAGCCAGGCCGCGGGCCGCGAGTTCCTCACGCGCTTCCGGCGACGCGCCGAGAACCGCGATCCCGAGGTCAACGAGAAAGTCGCACCCGCCCAGATTGAGGCGATCGGCGAATGGGGCGCGCCGCGGGACAAGCCGTTCGAATATCTGAAGTCGATCCGTCAGCCGACGCTCGTCGTCAACGGCGGCAAGGACGTGATCATCTATGCCGTGAACTCGTTCATCCTGCAGCAGCACCTGCCCAATGCCCAGCTTGTCCTCTATCCCGACGCCAATCACGGCTCGCAGTATCAATATCCCAAGTTATTCGTCCGGCACGTTTCCCTGTTCCTGTCCGAGGAGGAAGCGCGATGA